In Penicillium psychrofluorescens genome assembly, chromosome: 5, a single window of DNA contains:
- a CDS encoding uncharacterized protein (ID:PFLUO_008320-T1.cds;~source:funannotate), translating into MSSPPNIPLVKLQDGTEISVLGFGTGTAWYKPDRFSAFNPDMVKMAKDAITVGYRHLDTAEGYGTETELGQAIKESDVPREELFVTTKLAQTISEGKIEDIPVGLENCLKRMQLDYVDLLCLHSPYTTKDNIYDEAAVAETWKLFESLQRSGKARTIGISNFRQVHVENLLKTAEIKPVVNQIQFNPYIQGAPQYAKWLQSHGIAVQSWMSLAPITWLKGKHLEATLEELSAKYEVSKSTILIRWQLDQKIIVLNTTKKVERMKEFFAAVDLKLSEEDRDKITKVGQEAHLRIPVGNLFDGGDYSPY; encoded by the exons ATGTCTTCCCCACCGAACATTCCTCTCGTCAAGCTGCAAGATGGCACCGAAATATCAGTG CTGGGATTTGGCACCGGAACAGCGTGGTACAAGCCCGAccgcttctctgccttcAACCCAGACATGgtcaagatggccaaggacgccATCACCGTTGGCTATCGTCATCTCGATACTGCAGAGGGATATGGCACCGAGACTGAGCTCggccaggccatcaaggaaaGCGACGTGCCCCGCGAGGAGCTCTTCGTCACCACCAAGCTGGCTCAGACGATCAGCGAGGGCAAAATCGAGGACATCCCTGTTGGCCTCGAGAACTGTCTGAAGCGAATGCAGCTGGACTACGTCGATTT GCTTTGCCTCCATTCTCCATATACAACCAAGGACAACATCTACGACGAAGCTGCTGTCGCCGAGACATGGAAGCTCTTTGAGTCTCTTCAGCGCTCCGGCAAGGCTCGCACGATTGGCATCTCCAACTTTCGTCAGGTCCACGTCGAGAATCTACTCAAGACTGCCGAGATTAAACCCGTCGTCAACCAGATCCAGTTTAATCCCTATATCCAAGGCGCGCCACAGTACGCTAAGTGGCTGCAGTCTCATGGCATTGCCGTCCAGAGCTGGATGAGTCTCGCACCCATTACATGGCTGAAGGGAAAGCACCTCGAGGCTACCTTGGAAGAGCTCTCGGCCAAGTATGAAGTGAGCAAGAGCACCATTTTGATCCGCTGGCAGCTGGACCAGAAAATCATCGTGCTTAACACTACCAAGAAGGTTGAGCGAATGAAGGAGTTCTTCGCAGCCGTTGATTTGAAGCTGAGTGAAGAAGATAGAGACAAGATTACAAAAGTTGGACAAGAAGCGCATCTGCGTATTCCGGTGGGGAACCTCTTTGACGGGGGCGATTACAGTCCGTACTGA
- a CDS encoding uncharacterized protein (ID:PFLUO_008317-T1.cds;~source:funannotate) — MSALPGGGHLKVLVLGMPRTGTQFCLTVSLALADALAELGQGPIYHMRDVAKNNHQRQWIAALEAKFEGRGSPFGRKEFEGFLGGFTGVSDFPASIFSDELVAAFPEAKVILTVRDEDKWFDSMMATIWHAWSAPDAPKETPMRLLADKYHRYMWQNDFPLYGRERYRAHNAHLRSIAPENRLLVYEIKDGWKPLCAFLGLDEPATTFPRHDDWLEYKRVHGKA; from the exons ATGAGTGCACTTCCCGGAGGCGGCCACTTGAAGGTCCTCGTTCTAGGCATGCCCCGGACTGGAACCCAAT TCTGTCTCACCGTGAGCCTAGCCCTCGCAGACGCGTTAGCCGAGCTCGGGCAGGGTCCGATCTACCACATGCGCGACGTAGCCAAGAACAATCATCAAAGGCAGTGGATCGCTGCCCTAGAGGCCAAATTTGAGGGGCGCGGATCCCCTTTTGGACGAAAGGAGTTTGAGGGCTTCCTGGGGGGCTTCACA GGTGTGTCGGATTTCCCGGCATCCATTTTCTCGGACGAATTGGTTGCGGCGTTTCCCGAGGCCAAGGTCATCCTTACAGTGCGGGATGAAGACAAATGGTTCGACTCCATGATGGCGACCATATGGCATGCGTGGAGTGCGCCCGATGCGCCCAAGGAGACGCCTATGAGGCTGTTGGCGGACAAGTACCATCGCTATATGTGGCAGAATGACTTCCCCCTATATGGGCGCGAGAGGTACCGGGCGCACAATGCTCATCTCCGGTCGATTGCCCCGGAGAATAGGCTGCTAGTGTACGAGATCAAGGACGGATGGAAGCCGCTTTGTGCGTTTTTGGGACTGGATGAACCTGCAACCACTTTTCCGAGACATGATGACTGGTTAGAATATAAGCGGGTTCATGGAAAGGCTTGA
- a CDS encoding uncharacterized protein (ID:PFLUO_008319-T1.cds;~source:funannotate): MSDMAHDYIIIGGGLTGCALATRLAESQSSRRILVIEAGPNVAGHPLTSAPLACFGAHGSPLDYAFNTVPQTHLNGRECYNSAGKALGGSSAINYGTWTRGNRGDYDRWAEKVGDPGWSYEGLLPYSKRSETHFDAGLNPTQHGYHGPIHNISVSASSPKRQYPLREPIRAAWERLGVKYTPDANAGSPEGLAELTENWRDGQRQIANEIYGLSLQSSVSVLTDTTIRRVLLEEKNGKKVATGVETLDGQRFMASREVIVSAGAYRTPQVLMLSGIGPAEELKQHGIPQLVNAPEVGRNFHDHFAFNQWWRLREPEKGLSIGTPLWSDPAYAKGLPSDWVVSVRVRREDLEHALKCDGETITKDHPYLASDVCHLEILVIYAPAGAPIAKVDVPMDGTHIATAVLGMAPTSMGSITLASADPLSPPRIDPNYYASEVDRAVMRVGIRQVNKLLFGTSEGRDIIECETTGQGVAPLRPDSTDKEIDVRVRHGGNTFYHPAGSVAMGKAVDTNLCVYGVEGLRVVDASILPVTVAAHYQAMLYAVAEKAADLLSG; encoded by the coding sequence ATGTCCGATATGGCACACGACTATATTATCATCGGGGGTGGATTGACTGGGTGCGCCCTCGCCACTCGCCTGGCGGAAAGTCAGTCATCACGTCGTATCCTTGTCATTGAGGCGGGCCCCAACGTGGCCGGACACCCTCTCACCAGCGCCCCACTAGCCTGCTTCGGCGCTCATGGCTCTCCACTCGATTATGCCTTCAACACGGTACCTCAGACGCATCTAAACGGTCGAGAATGCTACAACAGTGCTGGCAAAGCTCTTGGTGGAAGCTCAGCTATCAATTATGGTACCTGGACCCGCGGCAACAGAGGTGACTACGATCGTTGGGCCGAAAAGGTCGGCGACCCGGGCTGGAGTTATGAGGGTCTGCTACCATACTCCAAACGCTCGGAGACACATTTTGATGCGGGCCTGAATCCTACACAACACGGCTACCATGGCCCTATTCATAATATATCAGTCTCTGCCAGCAGCCCCAAGCGTCAGTACCCCCTGAGGGAACCGATAAGGGCCGCGTGGGAGCGTCTGGGAGTGAAGTACACGCCAGATGCCAACGCTGGATCTCCGGAGGGATTGGCAGAATTGACAGAGAATTGGCGTGACGGTCAGCGTCAGATAGCCAACGAGATCTATGGGCTCTCTTTGCAATCCAGCGTCAGCGTCCTCACAGACACAACTATCAGGCGCGTTTTGCTGGAGGAAAAAAATGGCAAAAAAGTTGCTACTGGTGTTGAGACTCTTGATGGACAACGTTTCATGGCGTCCCGGGAGGTAATCGTGTCGGCTGGCGCTTATCGCACGCCACAGGTGTTGATGCTTTCCGGCATAGGTCCAGCTGAAGAGCTAAAACAGCACGGGATCCCCCAGCTTGTCAATGCTCCCGAGGTTGGTCGCAATTTCCATGATCACTTTGCCTTCAATCAATGGTGGAGATTACGAGAGCCAGAGAAAGGTCTTTCCATTGGTACGCCGCTCTGGAGTGACCCGGCTTACGCCAAAGGTCTGCCTTCTGACTGGGTCGTTTCCGTACGAGTTCGACGCGAGGATTTGGAACATGCCTTGAAATGCGATGGCGAGACAATTACCAAGGATCACCCTTACCTGGCGTCAGATGTCTGCCATCTCGAGATCTTGGTCATCTATGCTCCTGCAGGCGCGCCTATTGCCAAAGTTGATGTTCCCATGGACGGTACCCACATCGCAACGGCAGTATTGGGCATGGCGCCTACCTCCATGGGTAGCATTACGCTGGCGTCGGCGGACCCCTTGTCCCCTCCACGCATTGACCCAAACTACTACGCGTCAGAAGTTGACCGTGCAGTCATGCGAGTCGGCATCAGACAAGTCAACAAGCTTCTGTTTGGCACGTCCGAGGGACGAGACATCATAGAGTGCGAGACCACAGGCCAGGGAGTGGCTCCCTTGAGGCCTGATTCAACCGACAAGGAAATTGATGTCCGAGTGAGACACGGTGGAAACACTTTCTACCATCCAGCAGGATCTGTCGCAATGGGAAAAGCTGTGGACACGAACCTATGCGTATATGGCGTAGAAGGATTGCGCGTGGTCGATGCTAGTATCCTCCCAGTCACAGTGGCGGCTCACTATCAGGCAATGCTTTACGCTGTAGCAGAAAAGGCGGCTGATTTGTTATCTGGTTAA
- a CDS encoding uncharacterized protein (ID:PFLUO_008322-T1.cds;~source:funannotate), protein MPDMMNAVKAINDKVKRFVVDGTAGHLPISIVAYTVLPQMLLNFNLRLAGNNIGRRRQEQILKMYAELNGQYCLRYDVSHVTFWTNQILRLFESALSRSRLRTAELVHRERLSPLKGPSYLLELQPALYFQLAGMLDSSMATGHLALEQPKSTSITSTTAFSMPLEFPLCPELAEASFSHPRSDPQQFDQTVPLQPVLEIEDSAASTEQITGHGCMNRMLAPSISNSSPDAVHLFDEETTDVDGSELIKSDPASVDMLWSGIALFGE, encoded by the coding sequence ATGCCCGATATGATGAACGCGGTTAAAGCGATCAATGATAAGGTAAAACGTTTTGTCGTTGATGGCACAGCTGGCCACTTGCCTATCAGTATTGTCGCGTACACTGTCTTGCCGCAGATGTTGTTGAACTTCAATCTTCGACTCGCTGGTAACAATATAGGCCGCAGGCGCCAAGAACAGATCCTGAAGATGTACGCGGAACTTAATGGCCAGTATTGTTTGCGTTACGACGTATCACATGTGACGTTCTGGACGAACCAGATTCTACGTCTGTTTGAGTCGGCCTTATCGCGCAGCAGACTGCGCACTGCGGAACTTGTTCATCGTGAAAGGTTGTCTCCTTTAAAGGGCCCTTCATATTTGCTCGAACTCCAGCCGGCACTATACTTTCAGCTAGCTGGCATGCTTGATTCTTCGATGGCCACCGGTCACCTGGCTCTAGAACAACCGAAGTCCACGTCGATAACCTCAACAACTGCTTTTTCTATGCCCTTGGAATTCCCGCTGTGTCCAGAGCTCGCAGAGGCTTCTTTTTCACATCCTCGATCAGATCCCCAACAGTTTGACCAAACAGTGCCACTCCAACCTGTGCTGGAAATAGAAGATTCCGCAGCCAGCACAGAGCAAATTACTGGGCATGGTTGCATGAACAGAATGCTCGCGCCGAGCATTAGCAATTCGAGCCCTGATGCGGTACACCTTTTCGACGAAGAAACTACGGATGTGGATGGCAGCGAGCTCATTAAAAGCGACCCAGCTTCAGTTGACATGCTCTGGAGCGGTATAGCGTTATTTGGAGAGTAA
- a CDS encoding uncharacterized protein (ID:PFLUO_008323-T1.cds;~source:funannotate), protein MKVARPELTIVHPSLLTTVLEASQAAGINHSKIFQFSDRPTTSPQGSTPDLRSILPSLWEAESYDWLDLRGKAAQNTTAAINFSSGTTGLPKGVSISHHNMVANLEQVSFITKLDTQKATNGRWVGFLPMYHAYGQLYSCLMCVLLSNPVYIMTKFDFIDLMQTIQNYRLTTIHLVPPVLKMMADRPETAQYDLSSVQDVLCGAAPLSPDLRDRIRTRFGIIIREGYGMTELTCAAMQTPIRLAQEGLLTAEGDEAADGRPGELYIHGPQVFQSYWLNEMATKESKTLDGWLKTGDIALRRHAEFWIVDRGKELIKVNGLQVSPAELEAILGENSYVSDAAVVGVATERGEAPRAYVSIKDEAKDHTTEEQLAAWVAHRVARHKWLTGGVMIVDGIPRLASGKIDRKIIRGWTKGESTQDTRSKL, encoded by the exons ATGAAGGTTGCCCGTCCAGAATTGACCATAGTTCATCCGTCACTTCTTACAACGGTACTCGAGGCCTCACAGGCTGCGGGGATCAATCACTCAAAGATCTTTCAATTCTCGGATCGGCCTACAACTTCCCCACAAGGCAGTACCCCAGACTTGAGAAGCATTCTTCCGTCTCTTTGGGAAGCGGAATCTTATGACTGGCTGGACCTGCGCGGCAAGGCTGCTCAGAACACAACGGCGGCGATCAATTTTTCATCTGGCACAACAGGACTGCCCAAAGGAGTCAGCATTAGCCACCACAACATGGTGGCTAACTTGGAGCAGGTCTCTTTCATTACCAAATTGGACACACAAAAAGCCACCAACGGCCGATGGGTCGGATTTCTCCCTATGTATCATGCCTATGGACAGTTATACTCGTGTCTGATGTGCGTCCTGCTCAGCAACCCGGTCTATATTATGACCAAGTTTGATTTCATCGATCTGATGCAAACAATTCAAAACTACCGCCTTACTACAATACATCTGGTGCCAC CTGTGCTGAAAATGATGGCAGATCGCCCTGAAACAGCTCAGTACGACCTCAGTTCCGTTCAAGATGTCCTCTGCGGCGCTGCTCCATTGTCACCAGACCTGCGCGACCGCATTCGCACACGCTTTGGAATCATTATCCGCGAAGGATACGGCATGACGGAGCTTACCTGTGCAGCGATGCAGACACCAATACGACTTGCTCAAGAAGG GCTCTTGACAGCAGAAGGCGACGAGGCAGCAGACGGCCGACCAGGGGAGCTCTATATTCATGGACCACAGGTTTTTCAATCATACTGGCTCAATGAGATGGCCACAAAAGAGAGCAAAACATTGGATGGTTGGTTGAAGACAGGAGATATTGCCCTCAGACGCCATGCCGAATTCTGGATTGTCGATCGAGGAAAG GAATTGATCAAGGTTAATGGACTCCAAGTTTCTCCGGCGGAACTGGAAGCCATTCTGGGAGAGAACTCGTACGTTTCAGATGCGGCCGTGGTCGGCGTTGCGAC TGAGCGAGGAGAAGCGCCTCGGGCATACGTCAGCATCAAGGACGAAGCCAAGGACCATACCACCGAGGAACAACTTGCAGCTTGGGTTGCACACCGTGTCGCGCGGCACAAATGGTTGACGGGTGGGGTGATGATTGTGGACGGAATTCCTCGGCTAGCAAGTGGAAAGATTGATCGAAAAATCATTAGAGGCTGGACAAAGGGAGAGAGCACCCAAGATACTCGGTCGAAGCTGTGA
- a CDS encoding uncharacterized protein (ID:PFLUO_008318-T1.cds;~source:funannotate) has protein sequence MGTGERAVSHAAVALSAIYQDIEVSGAPLPGQDLSSNWHYFAMDQAGRSLANLNSRSVSHDPHKQEVVLVCCLLFLLMELLRGRYDEAFHHLRAGLRIVDELKAQRQLVTSPAHESPIEDCLVAAFAQLDIQSAYYGVGGPVLRIEEELPSSSHSDLDLSNPFMSVQEARRAIEPLASRAFPFVSSSWSLPDQEIASDYRRLLMQQQEILSELAQFIENFKDLSTRRYGLLDRKSQKAADIMDILWNTMSVSVRTCLVRDPVALDKFKPEYEISLALVEELFLKYPERPAFTLDMGVLPALFTIAFQCPSYSLRRRSIELLRSWPHREGIYDSQWAVFVAIERMRYELEMQRIREDNMRDLEVSSRSAYPGTDISTELIVDWIQDEKALIVKEMLESSPKCQDYSLEMAMETTKCLRGWSCVQALQTFKSCCTLQNS, from the coding sequence ATGGGAACTGGGGAGCGGGCTGTGTCCCATGCGGCTGTGGCGCTGAGCGCGATCTACCAAGATATTGAAGTTAGCGGTGCTCCACTTCCTGGTCAAGATCTCTCCAGTAACTGGCACTACTTCGCCATGGACCAGGCGGGTCGGTCACTTGCTAACTTGAACAGCCGCTCTGTATCGCATGATCCCCATAAGCAAGAGGTCGTGCTAGTTTGCTGCCTATTATTTCTTTTGATGGAACTGCTACGGGGGCGATACGACGAAGCGTTCCACCATCTTCGTGCAGGTCTTCGGATCGTGGACGAGCTAAAAGCTCAAAGGCAACTTGTCACCTCACCAGCCCACGAGTCCCCTATAGAAGATTGTCTGGTCGCGGCCTTTGCGCAACTCGATATCCAGTCTGCCTACTATGGGGTTGGGGGCCCGGTCCTTCGTATTGAAGAAGAgctgccttcttcttctcattcaGACTTGGATCTTTCAAATCCATTTATGAGTGTGCAAGAGGCGCGCCGTGCCATTGAACCTCTAGCAAGCCGCGCTTTCCCTTTCGTTTCAAGTTCTTGGTCCCTGCCCGATCAAGAGATCGCGTCAGATTATAGGCGGTTACTGATGCAGCAACAAGAGATATTGTCGGAGCTAGCCCAGTTCATTGAGAACTTCAAGGATCTAAGTACCCGGCGGTATGGTCTTCTGGATCGCAAGAGCCAGAAAGCAGCAGATATTATGGATATTCTATGGAACACCATGTCGGTGTCCGTGAGAACGTGCCTTGTTCGGGACCCGGTAGCCCTTGATAAATTCAAACCCGAATACGAGATCAGTCTTGCGCTCGTCGAAGAGTTGTTTTTGAAGTATCCAGAACGCCCGGCCTTCACCCTGGATATGGGGGTTTTGCCGGCACTTTTCACGATCGCCTTCCAATGTCCCAGTTACAGCCTACGTCGGAGAAGCATCGAGCTCCTTCGATCCTGGCCCCACCGTGAGGGGATATATGATTCACAGTGGGCTGTCTTTGTCGCGATAGAGCGAATGCGATATGAGCTGGAGATGCAAAGAATCCGAGAAGACAACATGAGGGACCTCGAGGTATCGAGCCGGTCTGCATATCCTGGGACAGATATTTCAACCGAGTTAATCGTGGATTGGATTCAAGATGAAAAGGCCCTAATTGTGAAGGAGATGTTGGAAAGCAGCCCGAAATGCCAGGACTATTCCCTGGAGATGGCCATGGAAACGACAAAATGTCTGCGTGGTTGGTCTTGTGTTCAGGCATTGCAGACTTTCAAGTCGTGTTGTACCCTGCAAAACTCTTGA
- a CDS encoding uncharacterized protein (ID:PFLUO_008321-T1.cds;~source:funannotate), whose protein sequence is MLFNSPNATTILASISGIATHVLFYRHGEWDIKAPQLVISYLVLLLVAIVLERMELYGPDAGVPHHWAVKVVGHHVLGIYGSMLFYRAFLHRLSQFPGPVLARLSNFYVSALSARKLHLYEEVEKLHKQYGDYVRLGPTELSIADPDAVKAIYSSQAKVSKGPWYTILEPRVSLQMVRNKQEHARRRKVWDQGFSARALRDYEPRVSHYTDQLIQAIDKDLGTSMNVSRWFNYYSFDVMGDLSFGKSFNMLVDGQDAYILKQLHADMKGIGLFSHLTWLFPFIKRIPGVNADYLKFWNWVDGRVNERIQNNPDRPDVFSWILKAYEQGPKTKQDHLDLHGDAYLIIVAGSDTTAATLTNIFFHLSADLTLYKKLQTELDALPDLSHDKLTGVKLLDAVINETLRLHPAVPSGTQRLSPPGGMTIGNTYIPGDVMVCIPSHTLFRDERVFVRPGEFLPERWTTSPELVKNVSAFIPFNSGPYACVGKQFALMELRRVVAEILTRYDVSFAPDQMESAFWDGKRDTFTLVTAPLQLIFKKREGKEL, encoded by the exons ATGCTATTTAACTCTCCAAATGCAACCACAATCCTTGCGAGCATCAGCGGCATAGCCACTCATGTTCTCTTCTATCGCCATGGCGAATGGGACATCAAGGCTCCTCAGCTCGTGATCTCATACCTTGTTCTCCTGCTAGTTGCCATAGTTCTGGAGCGGATGGAGCTGTATGGCCCTGACGCTGGCGTACCACACCACTGGGCCGTCAAAGTGGTGGGACACCATGTACTGGGCATCTATGGGAGCATGCTCTTCTATAGAGCCTTTTTGCACCGTCTATCACAGTTTCCGGGGCCAGTCCTCGCAAGATTATCAAACTTCTATGTGTCTGCCCTGTCAGCTAGAAAGCTACATCTTTacgaggaggtcgagaaACTCCACAAGCAGTATGGGGATTACGTGCGGTTAG GGCCCACTGAGTTGTCCATTGCGGATCCAGACGCAGTAAAAGCGATATACAGCTCTCAGGCAAAGGTCTCCAAGGGCCCATGGTACACGATATTGGAACCGCGGGTCTCACTCCAGATGGTCAGGAATAAGCAAGAACATGCGCGGCGAAGAAAAGTCTGGGATCAAGGCTTCAGCGCCCGAG CCCTGCGTGATTATGAACCTCGCGTCTCTCATTACACAGATCAACTCATCCAGGCTATCGATAAGGATCTGGGGACTTCAATGAATGTCTCCCGGTGGTTCAATTACTACAGCTTTGACGTGATGGGTGATCTGTCATTTGGGAAATCATTCAATATGCTGGTCGATGGGCAAGACGCTTACATTTTAAAGCAATTGCACGCCGACATGAAAGGCATTGGGCTCTTTAGCCACCTGACCTGGCTGTTTCCATTCATTAAGAGGATACCTGGTGTGAACGCGGACTATCTCAAATTTTGGAATTGGGTAGACGGGCGTGTCAATGAGAGAATTCAG AATAATCCCGATCGTCCAGATGTTTTCTCATGGATCCTCAAAGCATATGAGCAAGGTCCCAAAACCAAGCAGGACCACCTCGACCTTCATGGGGATGCGTACTTGATTATCGTTGCCGGCAG TGACACCACTGCTGCGACCCTTACCAACATTTTCTTCCACCTAAGCGCAGACCTCACTTTGTACAAAAAGCTACAGACAGAGTTAGATGCCTTGCCAGACCTGTCTCACGACAAGTTGACAGGAGTGAAACTACTTGACGCAGTGATCAATGAAACTCTCCGGCTACACCCCGCTGTGCCATCCGGTACCCAGCGTTTGTCTCCGCCGGGAGGTATGACTATTGGCAACACATATATCCCCGGAGACGTGATGGTATGCATACCATCACACACATTGTTCAGAG ATGAGCGAGTCTTTGTTCGGCCAGGGGAGTTCTTACCTGAGAGGTGGACTACCAGCCCAGAACTTGTCAAAAATGTATCAGCATTTATTCCATTCAATAGTG GCCCATATGCCTGTGTTGGGAAACAATTCGCCCTGATGGAGCTCCGCCGGGTGGTCGCTGAGATTCTAACCCGTTATGATGTCTCGTTCGCTCCAGACCAAATGGAGTCTGCTTTCTGGGATGGAAAGCGCGATACATTTACATTGGTCACGGCACCGTTACAGCTGATATTCAAGAAGAGGGAGGGCAAGGAACTCTGA
- a CDS encoding uncharacterized protein (ID:PFLUO_008324-T1.cds;~source:funannotate): protein MLRLHGLNARMVGSRKDGSMPNNDHEGWRGFTIDEIGRKAKKSVEELSPNIFMVNAGSNDCLQFFKITEAGRRMDKMLDYLWLASPQSTVLLSTLLVNADKEVDSVVKRFNDQFRALAEKKATGQKRIVLVDMYTSEGPDIQGLVDGIHPDDEGYDRMARLWFRGIQEAMQKGFIDGSKYKF from the coding sequence ATGCTCCGGCTCCATGGCCTGAATGCCCGCATGGTGGGCTCGCGAAAAGATGGATCCATGCCTAATAATGACCACGAAGGCTGGCGTGGCTTCACAATCGACGAGATTGGGaggaaggcgaagaagtcgGTGGAAGAGTTGTCCCCGAATATCTTCATGGTCAACGCCGGGTCCAATGACTGCCTCCAGTTCTTCAAAATCACAGAAGCCGGTAGGCGCATGGATAAAATGCTCGATTATCTCTGGCTGGCTTCTCCGCAGTCCACGGTCCTGCTCTCTACTTTACTTGTCAATGCGGACAAAGAGGTGGATTCGGTGGTGAAGCGCTTTAACGACCAATTCCGCGCTTTAGCCGAAAAGAAGGCGACCGGACAGAAGAGGATTGTCCTGGTGGACATGTACACATCAGAAGGACCTGACATCCAGGGTCTTGTCGATGGCATACACCCTGATGACGAGGGCTACGACAGGATGGCCAGACTCTGGTTCCGTGGCATACAGGAAGCCATGCAGAAAGGGTTTATTGACGGTTCGAAATACAAGTTTTAG